One Sphingobacteruim zhuxiongii DNA window includes the following coding sequences:
- the gltB gene encoding glutamate synthase large subunit produces MQQEGLYNPAFEHDACGVGFVAHIKGQKSHRQVQDALTMLENMEHRGACGCDPESGDGAGIMIQLPHEFLWEECINLGIQLQEPGYYGVGMLFLPKEAEMNAICRQVIAEAAEERKMELLGFRTVPVNRSGIGPTALSAEPEIVQFFISRPEGVGNTEDFERKLYVLRRLIIQKIKTYQAYPLPLYIASLSCKTIVYKGQLTTYQVGSYFKDLHDPRVVSAFGLIHSRFSTNTFPSWSLAQPFRMIAHNGEINTLTGNLNWFYAGVRALSSPYFTDEEMEILLPVVDRGQSDSACLDNVVELLLHSGRSLPHVMLMLVPEAWDGNEQMDPLKKAFYEYHATLMEPWDGPAALCFTDGNIIGATLDRNGLRPLRYAVTNDDRVVVASEAGALPIDESTIILKGRQQPGKIFVVDMEAGKIRSDEEVKGELVRQQPYGEWINNYKIKLEELADPRVTFTYLSKESVFRYQQSFGYSREDIETILTPMALTGYEPIGSMGTDVPLAVLSDQPQHISSYFKQFFAQVTNPPIDPIRERLVMSLATFIGNAGNILIEDKKFCHCVTLEHPILTSSELEKLRSIDTGVFQAKTIQSYFRADGKPGSLEAGLDRLCRYADDAVKDGFEVIILSDRAIDSQHCAIPSLLAVSAVHHHLIKTGNRGAVGLVVEAGDAWEVHHFACLLAFGATAINPYMALASIRTMREQGQLETDLTWDDLKKNYVKAVCNGLLKIFSKMGISTLQSYHGAQIFEVLGIDSSVVDNYFCGAVSRIGGLTLDDIAKEALAKHWRGFEHSRVTPKLLPEGGLYQWKRRGEGHLWNPQTVHLLQQACRTDSFETYKKYASLINNQKEHMFTLRGLLEFAKHRTPIAIDQVEPASEIMKRFATGAMSFGSISHEAHSTLAIAMNRIGGKSNTGEGGEDEIRYAKLPNGDSMRSAIKQVASARFGVTSNYLTQADEIQIKMAQGAKPGEGGQLPGHKVDDWIAKVRHSTPGVGLISPPPHHDIYSIEDLAQLIFDLKNANRDARINVKLVSKAGVGTIAAGVAKAHADVILIAGYDGGTGASPISSIKHAGLPWELGLAEAHQTLVQNKLRSRVVLQADGQMKTGRDLVIATLLGAEEWGVATAALVAGGCIMMRKCHLNTCPVGVATQDPDLRKLFSGKPEDVVNLFGFLAEEMREIMAQLGFRTINEMVGRAQFLKKREDLPHWKASKIDFSGILHVAANANGQTLYNTEEQDHGMSMILDWGLLTQAKPALEGKTPVFGTFNVKNTDRTIGTLLSNEISKLYGSEGLPDNSINFKFKGSAGQSFGAFNTKGISFELEGEANDYVGKGLSGAQLAIYPAAESTLVPDENIIIGNVALYGATSGHLFINGRAGERFAVRNSGATAVVEGIGDHGCEYMTGGRALILGETGRNFAAGMSGGIAWVYDVKGNFRENCNKEMVDLDPLESEDETAIINLLKKHVLLTKSERANAILTNWAAEKNKFIKVYPREYKQVIQRKLVTA; encoded by the coding sequence ATGCAGCAAGAAGGACTATATAATCCAGCGTTTGAACATGATGCCTGCGGGGTAGGTTTTGTAGCCCATATCAAAGGACAAAAATCTCACCGACAGGTACAAGACGCTCTGACCATGTTAGAGAACATGGAGCACCGCGGAGCATGCGGATGCGACCCTGAATCAGGAGACGGAGCAGGGATCATGATTCAATTACCTCATGAATTTCTTTGGGAAGAGTGTATTAATCTAGGTATACAATTACAAGAGCCTGGTTACTACGGAGTCGGTATGTTATTCCTGCCGAAGGAAGCTGAAATGAATGCAATCTGTCGTCAAGTGATTGCTGAGGCTGCGGAAGAGCGAAAGATGGAACTTTTAGGTTTCCGGACAGTCCCAGTAAATCGTAGCGGAATTGGTCCAACAGCTTTAAGCGCAGAACCTGAGATTGTTCAATTCTTTATCTCTAGACCGGAAGGAGTTGGTAATACAGAAGATTTTGAAAGAAAACTATACGTCTTAAGACGCCTAATAATCCAAAAAATCAAAACGTATCAAGCCTACCCGCTTCCTCTTTATATTGCCTCACTTTCTTGCAAAACAATAGTTTACAAAGGTCAATTAACCACTTACCAAGTGGGATCTTACTTTAAAGACTTACATGATCCGCGCGTTGTATCTGCTTTCGGCTTAATTCACTCGCGATTCTCAACAAATACTTTCCCTTCATGGTCCTTGGCGCAACCTTTCCGTATGATTGCTCATAATGGCGAGATCAATACTTTGACCGGAAATCTAAATTGGTTCTATGCTGGCGTACGTGCATTGTCGTCGCCGTATTTTACCGACGAGGAAATGGAAATCCTATTGCCTGTGGTTGACCGTGGTCAGTCCGATTCTGCTTGTTTAGATAACGTTGTTGAACTGTTACTACATAGTGGGAGAAGTTTACCGCATGTGATGCTGATGCTAGTTCCTGAAGCTTGGGATGGTAATGAGCAAATGGATCCATTGAAAAAAGCATTCTATGAATACCACGCAACATTGATGGAACCATGGGATGGTCCTGCTGCCCTTTGTTTTACGGATGGTAATATCATTGGAGCAACATTAGACCGCAACGGTCTCCGTCCATTGCGTTATGCTGTTACAAATGATGACCGTGTTGTCGTTGCTTCTGAAGCTGGTGCATTACCAATCGACGAATCGACCATTATTCTAAAAGGTAGACAACAACCAGGTAAGATATTCGTCGTAGATATGGAAGCTGGAAAAATTCGCTCAGACGAAGAGGTAAAAGGCGAACTTGTTCGTCAACAACCTTATGGTGAGTGGATTAATAACTATAAAATTAAATTAGAAGAATTAGCAGATCCTCGTGTTACTTTTACTTACCTATCGAAGGAATCTGTATTTAGATACCAACAATCTTTTGGCTATTCTCGTGAGGATATTGAAACAATATTAACTCCAATGGCCTTAACCGGTTATGAGCCAATCGGCTCGATGGGAACAGACGTACCATTAGCAGTTTTATCTGATCAACCTCAGCATATTTCTAGCTATTTCAAACAATTCTTTGCTCAAGTAACCAACCCTCCAATCGACCCGATTCGTGAACGATTGGTCATGAGTCTTGCAACCTTTATTGGAAACGCAGGAAATATACTTATCGAGGATAAAAAATTCTGTCATTGTGTAACACTAGAGCACCCTATTTTAACTTCGAGTGAGTTAGAAAAACTGCGCTCAATTGACACAGGTGTATTTCAAGCGAAAACTATTCAAAGTTATTTCCGCGCGGATGGTAAACCTGGCTCTTTAGAAGCTGGTCTAGATAGACTATGTCGCTACGCTGATGACGCTGTAAAAGATGGCTTTGAGGTCATTATTTTATCAGACAGAGCAATAGACTCCCAACACTGCGCGATACCTTCTTTATTAGCCGTTTCTGCCGTTCATCACCACTTAATTAAAACCGGAAACCGCGGTGCAGTGGGACTAGTCGTAGAGGCTGGCGACGCATGGGAAGTTCATCACTTTGCATGTTTATTAGCATTCGGAGCGACTGCTATTAACCCATACATGGCGTTAGCAAGTATTCGAACTATGCGCGAGCAAGGTCAACTTGAAACGGATTTGACTTGGGATGACTTGAAGAAAAACTATGTAAAAGCGGTATGTAATGGCTTATTGAAGATCTTCTCGAAAATGGGAATATCGACTTTACAGTCTTACCATGGCGCTCAGATCTTTGAGGTTTTAGGTATTGATTCTTCTGTGGTAGACAATTACTTCTGTGGTGCCGTTTCTCGAATCGGTGGACTTACATTAGATGATATTGCTAAAGAAGCTTTAGCTAAACATTGGCGAGGTTTTGAACACAGCAGAGTAACGCCAAAGTTATTACCTGAAGGAGGTCTATACCAATGGAAACGTCGTGGTGAAGGTCACTTATGGAATCCTCAAACTGTTCACTTACTTCAACAAGCTTGTAGAACCGACAGTTTTGAAACTTATAAAAAATACGCAAGTCTAATTAACAACCAAAAAGAGCATATGTTTACGCTTCGTGGTTTATTAGAGTTTGCTAAACATCGCACACCAATCGCTATTGACCAAGTAGAACCGGCAAGCGAGATTATGAAACGCTTTGCAACAGGTGCCATGTCATTTGGATCTATTTCCCATGAAGCACACAGCACACTTGCGATCGCAATGAACCGTATTGGCGGTAAATCAAATACTGGTGAAGGTGGTGAAGATGAAATTCGCTATGCGAAATTACCAAACGGAGACTCGATGCGCTCAGCGATCAAGCAAGTCGCATCCGCACGCTTCGGGGTAACATCAAACTACTTAACGCAGGCTGATGAGATTCAAATCAAGATGGCTCAAGGAGCAAAACCTGGCGAAGGTGGTCAGCTTCCTGGACATAAGGTTGATGATTGGATTGCAAAAGTTCGTCACTCAACACCTGGAGTGGGATTAATTTCTCCTCCTCCACATCACGATATTTATTCTATCGAAGATTTAGCACAGTTAATTTTCGATTTGAAAAATGCTAATAGAGACGCCCGTATCAACGTAAAACTGGTTTCCAAGGCCGGCGTTGGTACTATCGCCGCAGGAGTGGCAAAGGCGCATGCTGACGTAATCTTAATCGCTGGTTATGACGGGGGGACTGGAGCTTCCCCCATCAGCTCTATCAAACATGCCGGACTACCTTGGGAATTAGGTCTTGCAGAAGCACATCAGACTCTTGTACAAAACAAACTTCGTAGTCGCGTCGTATTACAAGCCGACGGTCAAATGAAGACTGGTAGAGATTTAGTTATCGCAACACTACTTGGTGCTGAAGAATGGGGAGTGGCAACAGCTGCATTAGTTGCAGGAGGATGTATTATGATGCGTAAGTGTCACCTAAATACATGTCCTGTAGGTGTTGCAACACAAGATCCAGATTTAAGAAAACTGTTCTCTGGAAAACCTGAAGACGTTGTAAATCTATTTGGCTTCTTAGCTGAAGAGATGCGCGAAATTATGGCTCAGTTAGGATTCCGTACTATCAACGAGATGGTGGGTAGAGCACAATTCTTGAAAAAAAGAGAAGATTTACCACATTGGAAAGCATCTAAAATTGACTTCTCGGGTATCTTACATGTTGCTGCAAACGCAAACGGACAGACACTATACAATACCGAAGAACAAGATCACGGCATGAGCATGATCTTAGACTGGGGATTATTGACACAAGCAAAACCAGCATTAGAAGGAAAAACTCCAGTATTCGGAACGTTCAACGTGAAAAACACAGACAGAACAATCGGTACATTATTGTCGAATGAGATTTCTAAACTGTACGGTTCAGAAGGTCTTCCAGACAATAGTATCAACTTTAAATTTAAAGGATCTGCTGGTCAATCATTCGGCGCCTTCAATACCAAAGGGATATCTTTCGAGCTAGAAGGAGAAGCCAATGACTACGTCGGAAAAGGTTTGTCTGGCGCGCAACTAGCGATCTATCCAGCTGCAGAAAGCACTTTAGTGCCTGATGAAAACATCATTATTGGTAACGTGGCATTATACGGAGCAACATCAGGTCATTTATTTATCAATGGTCGTGCAGGGGAACGCTTTGCAGTGAGAAACTCCGGAGCAACAGCAGTTGTAGAAGGTATTGGTGACCATGGCTGTGAATACATGACGGGAGGTAGAGCACTCATCCTTGGTGAAACGGGAAGAAACTTTGCAGCAGGTATGAGTGGCGGTATCGCTTGGGTTTACGATGTAAAGGGAAATTTCCGTGAAAACTGCAATAAAGAAATGGTTGATTTAGATCCACTAGAATCTGAAGATGAAACAGCAATTATCAATTTATTGAAAAAGCACGTCTTACTTACCAAGAGTGAAAGAGCAAATGCTATTCTTACTAATTGGGCAGCAGAGAAGAATAAGTTTATTAAAGTATATCCTAGAGAATACAAACAAGTTATTCAGAGAAAATTAGTAACAGCATAA
- a CDS encoding mandelate racemase/muconate lactonizing enzyme family protein, whose amino-acid sequence MIITEIEIYRLSIPMEPFVIATGTMDYAQNTFIRIKTDSEYYGVGECSAFPMIVGETQNTCIAVAKDFAKILLGKDPLQIEERMAELHLYIAGNATIKSAFDMALYDLSAKNAGVPLYQFLGGKVRDIVTDITLGIASPEVMAEKARKLHEGGAVALKVKLGKKPKDDIARIKAIRQSVGFDIPIRIDANQGWSYEEAVEALQGLEPLKIQFCEQPMRTYNDHLLAQLRTETIVPIMADESVYNHHDAERLCRTDSCDYINIKFSKSSGIAESLKIQSVAQEYHIPCMIGGMLESRLALAAKVHFAYAAPNVKFYDLDTCMVGHLEDPVIGGIQYDGYQIHIHDGLGIGADMDPAFLETCDKWTIS is encoded by the coding sequence ATGATTATTACCGAAATTGAAATATACCGACTGAGTATCCCCATGGAACCGTTCGTTATTGCGACAGGAACTATGGACTACGCTCAAAACACATTTATTCGAATAAAGACAGATTCTGAATACTATGGCGTAGGAGAATGTTCAGCATTTCCAATGATCGTAGGGGAGACACAAAATACCTGTATTGCGGTTGCAAAGGACTTTGCCAAGATTCTATTAGGGAAAGATCCCTTGCAAATTGAAGAACGCATGGCGGAACTTCATTTGTATATCGCCGGAAATGCAACAATCAAGTCCGCATTTGATATGGCGCTTTACGATCTGTCTGCAAAGAATGCAGGGGTTCCTCTTTATCAATTTCTCGGAGGAAAGGTTAGAGATATTGTAACAGACATCACGTTGGGAATCGCGTCGCCAGAAGTTATGGCAGAGAAAGCAAGAAAACTGCACGAAGGCGGAGCTGTAGCACTCAAAGTTAAACTTGGAAAGAAACCAAAGGATGATATTGCACGTATCAAGGCAATTCGTCAATCTGTTGGATTTGATATTCCAATTCGAATCGATGCAAATCAAGGTTGGAGTTATGAAGAGGCGGTGGAAGCCTTACAAGGCTTAGAGCCGCTGAAAATACAATTCTGCGAACAGCCAATGCGTACCTATAATGATCATCTACTCGCGCAATTACGTACGGAAACTATTGTGCCTATTATGGCGGATGAATCTGTTTATAATCATCATGATGCTGAAAGACTTTGCCGCACGGATAGCTGCGATTATATCAACATTAAATTTTCAAAATCATCTGGCATTGCGGAGTCTCTCAAGATTCAGTCTGTTGCGCAGGAATACCATATTCCATGTATGATTGGAGGAATGCTTGAGAGTCGGTTAGCACTTGCGGCGAAAGTTCATTTTGCATACGCTGCACCCAATGTGAAATTCTATGATCTGGACACCTGTATGGTTGGACATCTGGAAGATCCAGTTATTGGTGGAATTCAATATGATGGATACCAAATACATATCCATGATGGATTGGGGATAGGTGCTGATATGGATCCTGCATTTTTAGAAACTTGTGATAAATGGACAATCTCTTAA
- a CDS encoding deoxyhypusine synthase family protein, whose protein sequence is MSTQRGPISQFIEKNYLHFNAASLVDAAKGYETHLAEGGKMLVSLAGAMSTAELGISLAEMIRQDKVAIISCTGANLEEDVMNLVAHSHYKRVPNYRDLTPQDEWELLENHYNRVTDTCIPEEEAFRRLQSHLEKAWKDAEANGERYFPHEFLYKVVLSGDLEQYYEIDPKNSWILAAAEKNIPIICPGWEDSTTGNIFASYVIKGQLNVHTVKTGIEYMIYLTEWYRANSAGKGVGFFQIGGGIAGDFPICVVPMMYQDLEWHDVPFWSYFCQISDSTTSYGSYSGAVPNEKITWGKLDTESPKFIVESDATIVAPLIFAWVLGQ, encoded by the coding sequence ATGAGCACACAACGCGGACCTATTTCTCAATTTATCGAGAAAAACTATCTTCATTTTAACGCTGCTTCTTTAGTAGATGCGGCAAAAGGATATGAAACACACCTTGCTGAAGGTGGAAAGATGTTGGTTTCTTTAGCAGGAGCAATGAGTACTGCTGAATTGGGTATTTCATTAGCTGAGATGATCCGTCAGGATAAAGTCGCTATCATTTCTTGTACTGGAGCGAACTTAGAAGAAGACGTGATGAACTTGGTCGCACATTCACACTATAAACGTGTTCCGAACTACCGCGACTTGACTCCTCAAGACGAGTGGGAATTATTAGAAAACCATTACAATCGTGTAACCGATACTTGTATCCCAGAGGAAGAAGCGTTCAGACGCTTACAGTCACATCTAGAAAAAGCTTGGAAAGATGCCGAAGCTAATGGCGAACGTTACTTCCCACATGAATTTTTATATAAAGTAGTATTATCTGGTGATCTTGAGCAATACTATGAAATCGATCCAAAGAATTCTTGGATTTTAGCGGCTGCAGAAAAGAATATTCCAATTATCTGTCCAGGATGGGAAGATTCAACGACTGGTAACATCTTTGCATCGTACGTTATTAAAGGACAATTAAATGTTCATACCGTAAAAACAGGTATTGAGTACATGATTTACTTAACAGAATGGTACCGTGCGAACTCTGCTGGTAAAGGTGTAGGATTCTTCCAAATTGGTGGTGGTATCGCTGGTGATTTCCCAATCTGTGTTGTTCCAATGATGTACCAAGATTTAGAGTGGCATGATGTTCCTTTCTGGTCTTATTTCTGTCAAATCTCTGACTCGACAACCTCATATGGTTCGTACTCTGGTGCCGTACCTAATGAGAAAATCACTTGGGGTAAATTAGATACAGAATCACCGAAATTCATCGTGGAGTCGGATGCGACAATTGTTGCGCCTTTGATCTTTGCTTGGGTATTAGGTCAATAA
- a CDS encoding non-canonical purine NTP diphosphatase, with translation MELIFATNNAHKLEEVQQMVGDRFILKTLADINCHDDIPETGITFQENAKQKTDYLVERFAVNCFGDDSGLEVDALNGEPGVYSARYSGSRDMEKNIDLVLEKLGDSSNRNARFKTVISLYLNGEQHFFEGTVEGNIITNRIGTEGFGYDPIFIPEGYTQTFAEMSMLEKNKISHRAKAIAKLVDFLKSEI, from the coding sequence ATGGAATTAATATTTGCTACAAACAACGCTCATAAGTTAGAAGAAGTACAACAAATGGTTGGCGATCGATTTATACTGAAAACATTGGCCGATATTAATTGTCACGATGATATCCCTGAAACAGGTATTACCTTCCAAGAGAATGCGAAGCAAAAGACAGACTATTTGGTCGAACGTTTCGCTGTAAATTGTTTTGGAGATGATTCAGGATTGGAAGTTGATGCTTTAAATGGAGAACCTGGCGTATATTCTGCACGTTATTCAGGATCTCGTGATATGGAGAAGAACATTGACTTAGTATTAGAAAAATTAGGCGATAGTTCGAATAGAAATGCGCGTTTTAAAACCGTGATTTCGCTTTACTTAAATGGCGAGCAGCATTTTTTTGAGGGAACAGTTGAGGGAAACATTATCACAAATCGTATCGGAACAGAAGGATTCGGATACGATCCTATTTTTATTCCTGAAGGCTATACGCAGACTTTTGCGGAAATGAGTATGCTAGAAAAGAACAAAATTAGTCATAGAGCAAAAGCGATTGCTAAACTGGTGGATTTCTTAAAGTCGGAGATCTAG
- a CDS encoding OstA-like protein, whose protein sequence is MRLLSSDRSRFINQKILRSYRPMYEHKGSTLSADSGDLYKDDLGREFFEAHGNIVINQPSGTTIYGTHLHYDAESQQAVLTRNVRMVDGETTLTTNYLTYNMRSQRGTYRNGGRIEGKGDTITSQSAYYFETSKDAYFNNKVVVRSPNVIIYTDTMQYNTMYRDAFFFGPTNIKGRKGENLYTEKGTYNTAFGIAKFNKNNLYTEGSRFLKGDSLFYDRNKGLGEAFRNVVFVDTLDKFYSEGGYGKYIESDQSILMTDKPLVKYVIQNDSSNSKVDTTNADSLKTDKSLSKKEIKKLEREKEKELKEKQKQQNEQELKAVTDTTENKPLVPSKQAPQVDTAYMTADTLYSRVIFVRDYKPLDLKLDRNGGQIEETTEVDYGDLDDSTSFDNADSLSLKLDSNKIADKSPQINSKKIEGAKKVIAPKKAPEKTKAADSLNIELTTKADSVLRKKAEMPTGNEHDELITDALKSAQTADTLLKDSTQLFADTARTRIVRANYNVRVFKSDLQAVADSVYYGMVDSMFRFMGKPMIWSDGSQISADTIFMQIKNGKMDNALLKQNAFMVNAVLDTLKFNQLKGRKITAFFANNSIERLFVDGNAENLVFSTNDKTKTITEMFHDRSSRIKITMENNKIIDYVSIRKIDQKIYPFKLVTQEIEVLPGFQWKPEDRPKSVEDMLNRKRAPQSSVPDTEKDDKKDANESSSPVETKAGEVKKLNPATKKIEEKIQN, encoded by the coding sequence ATGCGTTTATTATCCTCTGATCGCAGTCGATTTATCAATCAAAAAATCCTCAGGAGTTATCGTCCCATGTATGAGCACAAAGGTTCAACCCTATCTGCAGACAGTGGAGACCTGTACAAAGATGATTTAGGCCGCGAGTTTTTTGAAGCGCATGGTAATATTGTCATTAATCAACCTTCTGGTACCACCATCTACGGAACGCACTTACACTATGATGCGGAGTCGCAACAAGCGGTGTTGACTAGAAATGTCCGCATGGTTGATGGTGAAACAACTTTAACGACAAATTACCTGACTTATAATATGCGTAGCCAACGTGGAACATACCGCAACGGTGGTCGTATTGAAGGGAAAGGCGATACCATTACTTCCCAAAGTGCTTATTATTTCGAAACCTCCAAAGACGCATATTTTAATAATAAAGTGGTTGTCCGCTCTCCAAATGTGATAATCTATACAGATACCATGCAGTATAACACCATGTATAGAGATGCATTTTTCTTCGGTCCAACAAATATTAAGGGCCGCAAGGGTGAAAATCTTTATACCGAGAAAGGGACCTACAACACCGCATTTGGAATCGCAAAATTCAACAAAAATAACCTCTATACGGAAGGCAGTCGCTTTTTGAAAGGCGATAGTCTTTTTTATGACCGAAATAAAGGGCTTGGTGAGGCTTTTCGCAATGTTGTATTCGTAGATACCTTGGATAAGTTTTATTCCGAAGGAGGCTACGGCAAATACATTGAATCCGATCAATCGATCTTAATGACTGACAAACCCTTAGTTAAATATGTCATTCAAAATGATTCCAGCAATAGTAAGGTCGACACGACAAACGCAGATAGTCTGAAAACGGATAAAAGTCTGTCCAAAAAAGAAATTAAAAAGCTTGAACGAGAAAAGGAAAAAGAGCTAAAAGAGAAGCAAAAACAACAGAACGAACAGGAACTAAAGGCTGTTACAGATACAACGGAAAACAAACCATTGGTTCCGTCAAAGCAAGCACCTCAGGTTGACACCGCCTATATGACGGCAGACACCTTGTATTCTCGCGTAATATTTGTTCGGGATTATAAACCCCTAGACCTTAAATTAGACCGAAATGGTGGGCAAATAGAAGAAACCACTGAAGTCGATTATGGAGACCTAGACGACTCGACCTCTTTTGATAACGCGGACTCATTGTCCTTAAAACTTGATTCGAACAAAATAGCGGATAAGAGTCCGCAAATTAATAGTAAAAAAATTGAGGGTGCTAAAAAAGTTATCGCACCTAAAAAAGCGCCAGAGAAAACCAAAGCAGCAGACTCCTTAAACATAGAGCTGACGACAAAGGCAGATAGTGTTTTGAGAAAGAAAGCAGAGATGCCAACAGGAAATGAGCATGACGAGTTAATAACGGATGCGCTTAAATCTGCACAAACCGCTGATACGCTATTGAAAGATTCCACACAGCTATTTGCAGACACGGCGAGGACGCGTATTGTTCGTGCAAATTATAATGTGCGAGTATTTAAATCTGACCTACAAGCTGTTGCCGACTCTGTTTATTATGGCATGGTTGATTCCATGTTCCGCTTTATGGGAAAACCAATGATTTGGTCTGATGGATCTCAGATATCCGCGGATACCATTTTTATGCAAATAAAAAATGGCAAGATGGATAATGCCTTACTTAAGCAAAATGCCTTTATGGTGAATGCGGTATTAGACACCCTAAAATTCAATCAATTAAAGGGTCGAAAAATTACTGCATTTTTCGCTAACAACAGTATAGAACGTCTTTTCGTTGATGGTAACGCCGAGAATCTCGTGTTTTCAACGAACGATAAAACGAAAACAATTACAGAGATGTTTCACGACCGAAGTAGTCGAATCAAGATTACGATGGAGAACAATAAAATTATTGATTACGTTTCTATCCGCAAAATAGATCAAAAGATATACCCTTTTAAACTCGTTACACAGGAAATTGAAGTGTTACCAGGCTTTCAATGGAAACCCGAGGATAGGCCGAAGTCTGTCGAAGACATGTTAAACCGGAAGCGAGCTCCACAGAGTAGTGTCCCAGACACAGAAAAAGACGATAAAAAAGATGCTAATGAGAGCAGTAGTCCTGTCGAGACAAAAGCAGGCGAAGTAAAAAAATTGAATCCTGCCACTAAAAAAATCGAAGAAAAAATCCAGAATTAA
- the tilS gene encoding tRNA lysidine(34) synthetase TilS — MATINKLKSFIKEEHLLDASDKILLAVSGGKDSMLMACLFHDLGYNCIIAHCNFNLRGAESDLDEALVRDYAAELGYPFFVKHFETEAYAKKHKESIQMAARSLRYAWFEELMREEACQVVCVAQHLNDHIETALLNLTRSTGLQGLLGIAPKRDPIVRPLRCLTAEEVEKTVSEYNVPYRDDQSNFSTKYARNKVRLSIIPKFKEIQPDFESIMVQNIKHFEDSYLFIKRQVDAIRSQIFQEETARTVIVKDALGNYINDSYLLFELFKPYGFNREILIDLQDCFMRGMGQLFESPSHELLLDRDTLILQAKDSDVELDIKIEKGDTSIQIGNASLTCSIGEVEFSKESDRVHIDADLLVYPLTIRNWQSGDVFVPFGMKGRKKLSDFFIQQKIDRFEKKRIALLVNGNAEIIWVINHRLDNRYKVTENTKKVLTLVFK, encoded by the coding sequence ATGGCAACCATCAATAAGTTAAAAAGCTTTATTAAAGAGGAGCACCTGCTCGATGCATCAGATAAGATTCTGTTGGCTGTGAGTGGGGGTAAAGACTCGATGTTGATGGCTTGCTTGTTTCATGATTTAGGCTATAATTGCATCATTGCACATTGTAATTTTAATTTGCGAGGGGCGGAGTCTGATTTAGATGAGGCGCTTGTTCGCGACTATGCCGCAGAATTGGGATACCCCTTTTTTGTAAAACACTTCGAGACGGAAGCTTACGCCAAAAAGCATAAAGAGTCTATCCAAATGGCGGCTCGATCTTTACGTTATGCTTGGTTTGAAGAGCTGATGCGCGAAGAAGCTTGTCAGGTTGTATGCGTTGCTCAACATCTAAATGATCACATCGAAACGGCGCTGTTAAACCTGACGCGTTCAACAGGACTACAAGGACTATTGGGAATTGCACCTAAAAGGGACCCTATCGTTCGACCACTACGTTGTTTAACGGCTGAAGAAGTGGAGAAGACTGTAAGCGAATACAATGTTCCCTATAGGGATGATCAGTCGAATTTCTCGACAAAGTATGCAAGAAATAAAGTTCGTCTGTCCATTATTCCAAAATTCAAAGAGATACAACCAGACTTTGAGTCCATCATGGTTCAAAATATTAAGCATTTTGAAGATAGTTATCTGTTCATAAAACGACAGGTTGACGCGATTCGTTCTCAAATTTTTCAAGAAGAGACAGCGCGAACAGTGATTGTAAAAGATGCTTTAGGGAATTATATCAATGACAGTTATTTACTGTTTGAATTGTTTAAGCCTTATGGTTTTAATAGGGAGATTTTGATTGATCTTCAAGATTGTTTTATGCGAGGTATGGGACAGTTATTTGAGTCGCCAAGTCATGAACTTCTATTAGATCGAGATACACTAATTCTACAAGCGAAGGACAGCGATGTAGAATTGGATATAAAAATTGAGAAAGGCGATACATCTATTCAAATTGGAAATGCTTCGTTGACATGTTCGATTGGCGAAGTTGAATTCAGTAAAGAAAGTGATCGCGTTCATATCGATGCCGATTTGCTAGTTTATCCATTAACGATTCGCAACTGGCAATCGGGCGATGTTTTTGTTCCGTTCGGAATGAAAGGGCGTAAGAAACTTAGTGATTTCTTTATACAGCAGAAAATTGATCGTTTTGAAAAGAAGCGTATTGCACTTTTGGTAAATGGTAATGCTGAGATCATTTGGGTGATTAATCATCGCTTAGATAATCGGTATAAAGTGACTGAAAATACAAAGAAAGTACTTACTTTAGTATTCAAATAG